The following are encoded in a window of Cygnus olor isolate bCygOlo1 chromosome 21, bCygOlo1.pri.v2, whole genome shotgun sequence genomic DNA:
- the LOC121058429 gene encoding vegetative cell wall protein gp1-like, translating to MANDAWEGKPDGDGKVLRWEACLGPKPAVLTKMAARGWSAVGTEPPLPGLPNRPPHSPATMAEGFPRRLPRFPQTQNSPFVVPAVPPTVAAWLLPSLPGATALPLQPPQVPTLPYALPQATVWHVVPGVQGQVLQLPAGVQLPAGGHLPPEGHHLQLGQLPAVGQLPAVGQLPHTAPPCAPVYQWGQPVVTGTVLPQDPLWLGPGAVLHGELLHPAGTCLLQAPAHPGPPPLLVPGPPLRGQALPAPRTLTSSRGQLPEPCDHAVGLSEDQGPPLPGPTPPEPAQAPTTASTQTVTPDAATVAEVPEEPLELLELGPDAFAEAFPHLAGDSQQLQHLQDQLPADLDISGLEELLSWLDAVEPQDAFPGVPSSPVLGRFLSELPDLSEDIEEPSAQGLAATRALGEVPSTPGVHPEKVQGGRSVQPPAVPAVSSPSSLQPVPSSVPSGDPCPTLPSLSPKGPPTLNSSLPLADPCPTLPRVPSRDPPTLNSSLPLGDPCPSPL from the exons ATGGCAAATGATGCGTGGGAGGGAAAGCCTGATGGGGATGGAAAAGTCTTGCGATGGGAAGCCTGCTTGGGTCCAAAGCCTGCAGTCCTCACCAAGATGGCGGCCAGGGGCTGGTCAGCCGTTGGGACGGAACCCCCGTTGCCCGGGCTCCCCAACCGACCGCCCCACTCTCCAGCCACCATGGCAG AGGGTTTCCCCAGACGGCTTCCGCGGTTTCCGCAGACGCAAAACTCCCCCTTCGTCGTCCCAGCCGTGCCGCCAACGgtggctgcctggctgctgccctccctccccggAGCGACGGCGCTGcccttgcagcccccccaggTACCCACCCTCCCCTACGCGCTGCCCCAGGCCACCGTCTGGCACGTGGTGCCGGGGGTCCAGGgccaggtgctgcagctccccgcCGGGgtgcagctgccagctgggggGCACCTCCCACCCGAGGGGCACCACCTGCAGCTTGGGCAGCTCCCCGCCGtggggcagctccctgctgtggggcagctccCCCACACCGCTCCTCCGTGTGCCCCCGTCTACCAGTGGGGACAGCCCGTGGTGACGGGGACGGTGCTGCCCCAGGATCCCCTCTGGTTGGGGCCCGGGGCCGTGCTCCATGGGGAGCTCCTGCACCCCGCAggcacctgcctgctgcaggccccTGCCCACCCCGGCCCCCCACCACTCCTCGTCCCGGGGCCTCCGCTGCGGGGGCAGGCGCTCCCCGCGCCCCGCACCCTGACCAGCAGCCGGGGGCAGCTGCCGGAGCCCTGCGACCACGCCGTGGGGCTCAGCGAGGACCAGGGGcccccgctgcccggccccacTCCCCCCGAGCCTGCCCAGGCTCCAACGACCGCCAGCACCCAGACGGTGACGCCCGACG CGGCGACAGTTGCAGAGGTGCCTGAGGAGCCCCTGGAGCTGCTTGAGCTGGGCCCCGATGCCTTCGCCGAGGCCTTTCCCCACCTGGCAggggacagccagcagctgcagcacctgcaggacCAGCTCCCGGCCGACCTGGACATCTCCGGCTTGgaggagctgctcagctggcTCGATGCCGTGGAGCCCCAGGACGCCTtccccggtgtccccagcagTCCTGTGCTCGGCCGCTTCCTCTCTGAGCTGCCCGACCTCTCCGAGGACATCGAGGAGCCGAGCGCACAGGGACTGGCAGCCACCAGAGCGCTGGGTGAGGTACCCTCAACCCCTGGGGTGCACCCCGAGAAGGTGCAGGGTGGGCGGTCGGTGCAGCCCCCTGCTGTGCCGGCAGTGAGCTCCCCCTCAAGCCTGCAGCCAGTCCCCAGCTCAGTGCCCTCAGGAGACCCCTGCCCAACCCTCCCTTCACTCTCCCCAAAAGGCCCCCCCACCCTGAATTCCTCACTGCCCTTAGCAGACCCCTGCCCAACCCTCCCTCGCGTCCCCTCAAGAGACCCCCCGACCCTGAATTCCTCACTGCCCTTAGGAGACCCCTGCCCAAGCCCCCTCTGA